The Amycolatopsis sp. 195334CR genome window below encodes:
- a CDS encoding transglutaminase domain-containing protein: MKLRVETAGVLLAGAVAGVLFAPVFGFGVLVLPIVVVSLVTFGVAELATRKPSLEPWRPLLVALAGLLGLIESALFPTTAGGLPTGETFGALSAGLTESWRLALQSTWPTRPEAQLFLFVPLAVLAAAVLGIELLHRTRKPLLALLPSLAVLCLSQLYSAAPGSSAVPGALGYAAAAAIALAAGARWSKTAVAAIAALVVVAVGGASAAAVFDPAGRPAYSLKENESAPIPPARVASPLAEIGARLAAPEVPLFRYTANAPVDRWSLVVLDTFDGVNWKPGGEFRRLGVEIPPGPGLTAPVIKREATVSTGGLSGPWLPSQAWPASVTGAEPFVGEGRGTLLGTGAPTGYQLSWWEAQVSGNLPVDTMIDPHAPGGLGGVGAIPPGISELANQATGGQRPSFQSALLLERFLSDNYRAVTGADRPTGHSWPQLRHFLLESKEGTSEQFAAAYVALARIEGIPARLVVGFQSPALPGPDGAFQVRNADVLAWPEVAVAGVGWVALDPTGTAAKSRGGGGLGEVTAQARDRLPDPEALDGPEADEDTSAPTEPEATEDGGLPLALLLAPVLVVPLGWLGGVPLLKRIRRRRRRRAAGNGAVAGAWAEVRDRLRAHRVPVTSGMTVRELADATAKVADPSTVEGVRVLAGAVDAALWSGARTSPELADWAWRAEAEVRKGLSRRPLRDRVRAALDPRGLRS, encoded by the coding sequence CGGCCACTGCTGGTCGCACTCGCCGGGCTGCTCGGGCTGATCGAATCGGCGTTGTTCCCGACCACCGCGGGCGGGCTGCCGACCGGGGAGACCTTCGGCGCGTTGTCGGCCGGGCTCACCGAATCCTGGCGGCTCGCGCTGCAGTCCACCTGGCCGACGCGGCCCGAGGCGCAGCTGTTCCTGTTCGTGCCGCTGGCCGTGCTGGCCGCCGCGGTGCTCGGCATCGAACTGCTGCACCGCACCCGGAAACCGTTGCTCGCCCTGCTGCCGAGCTTGGCGGTGTTGTGCCTGAGCCAGCTGTATTCGGCGGCGCCGGGCTCATCGGCGGTGCCGGGCGCGCTCGGGTACGCGGCGGCCGCGGCCATCGCGCTGGCGGCCGGGGCGCGCTGGTCGAAGACGGCGGTCGCGGCCATCGCGGCGCTGGTCGTGGTGGCGGTCGGCGGCGCGTCCGCGGCGGCGGTGTTCGACCCGGCGGGCAGGCCCGCGTATTCGTTGAAGGAGAACGAATCCGCGCCGATCCCGCCGGCCAGGGTGGCCAGCCCGCTGGCGGAGATCGGGGCCCGGCTCGCCGCGCCGGAGGTGCCGCTGTTCCGGTACACCGCGAACGCCCCGGTCGACCGGTGGTCGCTGGTGGTGCTGGACACCTTCGACGGGGTGAACTGGAAGCCCGGCGGGGAGTTCCGGCGGCTCGGCGTGGAGATCCCGCCGGGTCCGGGCCTCACCGCGCCGGTGATCAAGCGCGAGGCGACGGTCAGCACCGGTGGGTTGAGCGGGCCGTGGCTGCCCAGTCAGGCGTGGCCGGCGTCGGTGACCGGCGCGGAGCCGTTCGTCGGGGAGGGGCGCGGCACGCTGCTCGGCACCGGCGCGCCGACCGGCTACCAGCTGAGCTGGTGGGAGGCGCAGGTCAGCGGCAATCTCCCGGTCGACACGATGATCGACCCCCACGCGCCAGGCGGTCTCGGCGGCGTCGGCGCGATCCCGCCCGGCATCAGCGAACTGGCGAACCAGGCCACCGGCGGGCAGCGCCCGTCGTTCCAGTCGGCGTTGCTGCTGGAGCGCTTCCTCAGCGACAACTACCGCGCGGTCACCGGTGCGGACCGGCCGACCGGGCATTCCTGGCCGCAGCTGCGGCACTTCCTGCTGGAGAGCAAGGAGGGCACCAGCGAGCAGTTCGCCGCCGCCTACGTCGCGCTCGCGCGGATCGAGGGCATTCCGGCGCGGCTGGTGGTCGGCTTCCAGTCGCCCGCGCTGCCCGGCCCGGACGGCGCGTTCCAGGTGCGCAACGCCGACGTGCTGGCGTGGCCGGAGGTGGCGGTCGCCGGGGTCGGCTGGGTGGCGCTCGACCCGACCGGTACCGCGGCGAAGAGCCGGGGCGGTGGCGGGCTGGGCGAGGTCACCGCGCAGGCCCGCGATCGCCTGCCCGACCCCGAAGCGCTCGACGGTCCGGAGGCCGACGAGGACACCTCCGCGCCCACGGAACCGGAGGCGACCGAGGACGGCGGGCTGCCGCTCGCCCTGTTGCTGGCCCCGGTGCTGGTGGTGCCGCTCGGCTGGCTCGGCGGAGTGCCGTTGCTCAAACGGATCCGGCGGCGTCGTCGGCGTCGTGCGGCCGGGAACGGCGCGGTCGCCGGTGCCTGGGCCGAGGTGCGTGACCGCCTTCGGGCGCACCGGGTCCCGGTGACCAGCGGGATGACCGTGCGCGAACTCGCCGACGCCACCGCGAAGGTGGCCGACCCGTCCACTGTGGAGGGAGTGCGGGTGCTGGCCGGTGCGGTGGACGCCGCGCTGTGGTCCGGCGCGCGGACCAGCCCGGAGCTGGCCGACTGGGCCTGGCGGGCGGAAGCCGAAGTCCGGAAAGGACTGTCACGGCGCCCGCTGCGGGACCGGGTGCGTGCCGCGCTCGACCCGCGCGGCCTGCGGTCCTAG